AACAACTTGGCATGTGGAAGTTCCTCTCCTGTCAGAAACTGAAGTGGTACATGTCGATACCCTGGCTGGAGACACTCAAGAGGAATGGTATACTGTCCTGTGGTGATACAAAGATTACATTTCAATTCAAAGCATTAAAAAACTCacacaaagtgatttttttctatttgtaatcTACTAAAGAAAGGCCTAAATTAGCAAACACTGTAGTGTGTCACTTTCTCTGAGTTGACTAACTCCTCAATCAGGGTGATCCTTGCAGTGCACAGTCTGTTAGTTGTACTGACCTATGAACTCATCCCCAATGAAGTCATCATCCAGCACCACAAAGCGAACCATGGCGAGTTCTGGAAGGTTGATCTGGAACTCAAAGCTCTCGTCAAAGATAGGATTGTCACCATTCTGGGTCACCGTCCTGGTGCGACGCTCTGTGCAGTCAGCTGGGATACCATGGATCTCTACGTACACATAAGGGTCCACCACATCCCCTTTGGCCCCTGAACCTCTTGGCTTGGGCAGGTTCTGGCCACTAATcacctgtgaaaaacaaattcatgtaTTGTTGACTATAAGAATATAATTGTAAGTTCATCATGGAAGGATAATTTCAGGTTTCCAGTTTcttatttttgtagtttgacagattacttttattttccataATAACACTGTACTCATCCGTATAATTGCTGAGACTTCCAACAGTCCAACAGTATAACAAATAACCTGTCAGATTATCGGACAGGTtgtaaacaaattaaagttaCGGTTACTGAAGAGCTTTTAGAAGTAAATCATTCTGAAATGCTGccacaattatttaaattatattcaaaTTCTACAAAACTGCAGATAAGtaattttgatatttaaacttGTCTAGTGCTAGGGACATTTCTTAGAGTCTATTATTTCACCACACCTTCACATGGAGCAGCTGTGGAGACACACCAGGCACTGTGTCTCTGGTATCGGCACTGAAAAAAGAGACCTCCTGCCTCATGATGGCTGGGCGCAGAACATAACCACAGTTCCCATTTTGCCGAAACCAGGCTGTGTTTAGGTCCATCATCAGTCCTGCTGTCTGAAAATTCATAGACACAATCTGGCAGCCACACTTCCACAGATCTTGAGGGTTCATGTTGCTCGAGTCAATACGCATGGGGTTGGGGTATACCCGTGACAGGAAACGCTTGTTGTGATTGACAAAGTGGCCAGGGCTCTCGCCAGCAAGACACAGAGCTAGAGTCTCATGAAAGGAGCACAATTCCCAAGGTTTTTGGCTTTTGGATGATGTTGGAAAGTCAATGAAGTGGACTGAGTGGCAAAGGGTTACTAGATCAGAAAGCCCCCTCAAAAGTTGGAACCGTGTGGGAGGAAGGTGTGCGGGATGAGACTGAGTGATGGCTGTGGAAGGGACGATTTTCTGCAACGCGTCCTTCTCACTTCCTGCAAGTGCTGTTCCTCCAGTATTAGCAGCTTTCATCCTTTGACAAATCTCAGCACCTTCGTCCTCTTCACTTACCTCCCCGTCTTCCACATCAGGACCTACTCCCAACTTCTTGCCCTTTATTAGGATTCGATGCCGTAGGGCATGTGGCGATGGTAGGAATGAATCCCCTTCATTTGGGGGATGTCTGTATAACCACTCCCCTAGTATCTTTACCAAATGTTGCAACATCACTTTCTGCTGTTGGAGAGAACAGTGGTTCTCAATACATATAATTAAGGGATACTCTGATGCCATAAATGCAAACCTTCCAATTGCTTCTAACACAAAGCGCAGGGAGAGTGGTGGGGAGAGGGTGTGTCCAGTACACACCACCGGCTCCTCATCAGGTCCATCCCAAATATCTACCTCTACACATCGACAACCCATCTTAAGTGCGCGGATGTAGCCAGAGATGTCGGAAGGACCTCGAACCTGGTCCTCAATGAGGTAGGTGTTGTGGGAGGAGTTGATGTAGTAGTGGGATAAAGGCTGGGACATATCCTGGCACACAGTGTCATGCTCCCTGTCAAAGAGGTGGCACTCTGCCGAAGTGAGGTAGCTAGTGAAACCGTCTAAAGACAGGTATCCCTGCTGTCGACCCTCCTCTGATGGTTCGTGCGATTGGATGAGCTTCAGACTTGTCTCCACACTCACCTgggaaaagaaaagtgacaaaTGAAACATATGACTTGTTTTCTGGTCTCTATATGCCAGATTATCTTATGTTACCTACATGAGCCATGCCCTGCTCAGCCTCAAGAAACTTCATCAGGTCTTGGCTGTCCAGGAACTCCTTGTTGCTAGAGAACTGCACCAACAGAAAGTAGATCTCTGGACGCGTGCAAAAGTCATGGAAGACCTCAATGAACTCCTGCTTGGTTACTCGTTCATTTCTTCCAGTTAGTAGTTTGGTTTTGCCGTGATCTTTAACCCCACATCCATTATCTAGGTTCAGCCCACAAATCCTCTCCCTAACTCTTTGTAGCTCTTTAAACCTCTGTTCCACTTTACCACTGCTCACCCCAGGGTTCACACTCTGTATCAGCTTAATGGCCGACTGCAAGGGAATGTCTTCCTGTTCATCCTTCTGTCTTTCTGAttcagcagcagaggagaatAACTGCTCCAGCCAGCCCAGACGGAGGCTGTCCTGACTGCTGGCAAGCATGTCTAGGGCATGTTTCCCGTACTGCATCACATACCTGGGGAAAGATGAGAGACAAGTGAACACGA
The nucleotide sequence above comes from Channa argus isolate prfri chromosome 1, Channa argus male v1.0, whole genome shotgun sequence. Encoded proteins:
- the LOC137127408 gene encoding inactive phospholipase C-like protein 2 isoform X1, yielding MKDGSRAGRERKKTVSFSSSLSEKKISSAADCIHWMVEGSELKKIRPNSRVYQRYYLLDTGLQALSWEPSKKESDKARISLASIREVRTGRNTETFRTSGVYEQISEDCAFSIIYGEGYESLDLVANSAEVANIWVTGLRYVMQYGKHALDMLASSQDSLRLGWLEQLFSSAAESERQKDEQEDIPLQSAIKLIQSVNPGVSSGKVEQRFKELQRVRERICGLNLDNGCGVKDHGKTKLLTGRNERVTKQEFIEVFHDFCTRPEIYFLLVQFSSNKEFLDSQDLMKFLEAEQGMAHVSVETSLKLIQSHEPSEEGRQQGYLSLDGFTSYLTSAECHLFDREHDTVCQDMSQPLSHYYINSSHNTYLIEDQVRGPSDISGYIRALKMGCRCVEVDIWDGPDEEPVVCTGHTLSPPLSLRFVLEAIGRFAFMASEYPLIICIENHCSLQQQKVMLQHLVKILGEWLYRHPPNEGDSFLPSPHALRHRILIKGKKLGVGPDVEDGEVSEEDEGAEICQRMKAANTGGTALAGSEKDALQKIVPSTAITQSHPAHLPPTRFQLLRGLSDLVTLCHSVHFIDFPTSSKSQKPWELCSFHETLALCLAGESPGHFVNHNKRFLSRVYPNPMRIDSSNMNPQDLWKCGCQIVSMNFQTAGLMMDLNTAWFRQNGNCGYVLRPAIMRQEVSFFSADTRDTVPGVSPQLLHVKVISGQNLPKPRGSGAKGDVVDPYVYVEIHGIPADCTERRTRTVTQNGDNPIFDESFEFQINLPELAMVRFVVLDDDFIGDEFIGQYTIPLECLQPGYRHVPLQFLTGEELPHAKLFVHVALTNRRGGGKPHKRGLSVRKARKGREYTALRDLGIRAVDENFKMAAPLLREATDLRENMQNSVSVFRELCGVSAVANLMQCVLALSSRVSGPEGTPLLLFDLQDHYPTLEPQGPLPDVLRRVVSTYDTMVQASKAVIELSDGIYDRILHVQTTAMEFHENLPNLAVKEGLKGRKFSRALESFSWNITILKGQTDLLKRAKAEVQENMKQVHDAALTGNLTKESLGVRRVRSQTRRVQDDKPTTSA
- the LOC137127408 gene encoding inactive phospholipase C-like protein 2 isoform X4; its protein translation is MAEFGGKKSAIASAVAGCKAASGGAGMSLETHQEEPVSNGNCSISDTVKMVQKESSCESPTWESAGSDSATKPIPRRSSLIKDGSRAGRERKKTVSFSSSLSEKKISSAADCIHWMVEGSELKKIRPNSRVYQRYYLLDTGLQALSWEPSKKESDKARISLASIREVRTGRNTETFRTSGVYEQISEDCAFSIIYGEGYESLDLVANSAEVANIWVTGLRYVMQYGKHALDMLASSQDSLRLGWLEQLFSSAAESERQKDEQEDIPLQSAIKLIQSVNPGVSSGKVEQRFKELQRVRERICGLNLDNGCGVKDHGKTKLLTGRNERVTKQEFIEVFHDFCTRPEIYFLLVQFSSNKEFLDSQDLMKFLEAEQGMAHVSVETSLKLIQSHEPSEEGRQQGYLSLDGFTSYLTSAECHLFDREHDTVCQDMSQPLSHYYINSSHNTYLIEDQVRGPSDISGYIRALKMGCRCVEVDIWDGPDEEPVVCTGHTLSPPLSLRFVLEAIGRFAFMASEYPLIICIENHCSLQQQKVMLQHLVKILGEWLYRHPPNEGDSFLPSPHALRHRILIKGKKLGVGPDVEDGEVSEEDEGAEICQRMKAANTGGTALAGSEKDALQKIVPSTAITQSHPAHLPPTRFQLLRGLSDLVTLCHSVHFIDFPTSSKSQKPWELCSFHETLALCLAGESPGHFVNHNKRFLSRVYPNPMRIDSSNMNPQDLWKCGCQIVSMNFQTAGLMMDLNTAWFRQNGNCGYVLRPAIMRQEVSFFSADTRDTVPGVSPQLLHVKVISGQNLPKPRGSGAKGDVVDPYVYVEIHGIPADCTERRTRTVTQNGDNPIFDESFEFQINLPELAMVRFVVLDDDFIGDEFIGQYTIPLECLQPGYRHVPLQFLTGEELPHAKLFVHVALTNRRGGGKPHKRGLSVRKARKGREYTALRDLGIRAVDENFKMAAPLLREATDLRENMQNSVSVFRELCGVSAVANLMQCVLALSSRVSGPEGTPLLLFDLQDHYPTLEPQGPLPDVLRRVVSTYDTMVQASKAVIELSDGIYDRILHVQTTAMEFHENLPNLAVKEGLKGRKFSRALESFSWNITILKGQTDLLKRAKAEVQENMKQVHDAALTGNLTKESLGVRRVRSQTRRVQDDKPTTSA
- the LOC137127408 gene encoding inactive phospholipase C-like protein 2 isoform X3, coding for MVEGSELKKIRPNSRVYQRYYLLDTGLQALSWEPSKKESDKARISLASIREVRTGRNTETFRTSGVYEQISEDCAFSIIYGEGYESLDLVANSAEVANIWVTGLRYVMQYGKHALDMLASSQDSLRLGWLEQLFSSAAESERQKDEQEDIPLQSAIKLIQSVNPGVSSGKVEQRFKELQRVRERICGLNLDNGCGVKDHGKTKLLTGRNERVTKQEFIEVFHDFCTRPEIYFLLVQFSSNKEFLDSQDLMKFLEAEQGMAHVSVETSLKLIQSHEPSEEGRQQGYLSLDGFTSYLTSAECHLFDREHDTVCQDMSQPLSHYYINSSHNTYLIEDQVRGPSDISGYIRALKMGCRCVEVDIWDGPDEEPVVCTGHTLSPPLSLRFVLEAIGRFAFMASEYPLIICIENHCSLQQQKVMLQHLVKILGEWLYRHPPNEGDSFLPSPHALRHRILIKGKKLGVGPDVEDGEVSEEDEGAEICQRMKAANTGGTALAGSEKDALQKIVPSTAITQSHPAHLPPTRFQLLRGLSDLVTLCHSVHFIDFPTSSKSQKPWELCSFHETLALCLAGESPGHFVNHNKRFLSRVYPNPMRIDSSNMNPQDLWKCGCQIVSMNFQTAGLMMDLNTAWFRQNGNCGYVLRPAIMRQEVSFFSADTRDTVPGVSPQLLHVKVISGQNLPKPRGSGAKGDVVDPYVYVEIHGIPADCTERRTRTVTQNGDNPIFDESFEFQINLPELAMVRFVVLDDDFIGDEFIGQYTIPLECLQPGYRHVPLQFLTGEELPHAKLFVHVALTNRRGGGKPHKRGLSVRKARKGREYTALRDLGIRAVDENFKMAAPLLREATDLRENMQNSVSVFRELCGVSAVANLMQCVLALSSRVSGPEGTPLLLFDLQDHYPTLEPQGPLPDVLRRVVSTYDTMVQASKAVIELSDGIYDRILHVQTTAMEFHENLPNLAVKEGLKGRKFSRALESFSWNITILKGQTDLLKRAKAEVQENMKQVHDAALTGNLTKESLGVRRVRSQTRRVQDDKPTTSA
- the LOC137127408 gene encoding inactive phospholipase C-like protein 2 isoform X2, with amino-acid sequence MDGSRAGRERKKTVSFSSSLSEKKISSAADCIHWMVEGSELKKIRPNSRVYQRYYLLDTGLQALSWEPSKKESDKARISLASIREVRTGRNTETFRTSGVYEQISEDCAFSIIYGEGYESLDLVANSAEVANIWVTGLRYVMQYGKHALDMLASSQDSLRLGWLEQLFSSAAESERQKDEQEDIPLQSAIKLIQSVNPGVSSGKVEQRFKELQRVRERICGLNLDNGCGVKDHGKTKLLTGRNERVTKQEFIEVFHDFCTRPEIYFLLVQFSSNKEFLDSQDLMKFLEAEQGMAHVSVETSLKLIQSHEPSEEGRQQGYLSLDGFTSYLTSAECHLFDREHDTVCQDMSQPLSHYYINSSHNTYLIEDQVRGPSDISGYIRALKMGCRCVEVDIWDGPDEEPVVCTGHTLSPPLSLRFVLEAIGRFAFMASEYPLIICIENHCSLQQQKVMLQHLVKILGEWLYRHPPNEGDSFLPSPHALRHRILIKGKKLGVGPDVEDGEVSEEDEGAEICQRMKAANTGGTALAGSEKDALQKIVPSTAITQSHPAHLPPTRFQLLRGLSDLVTLCHSVHFIDFPTSSKSQKPWELCSFHETLALCLAGESPGHFVNHNKRFLSRVYPNPMRIDSSNMNPQDLWKCGCQIVSMNFQTAGLMMDLNTAWFRQNGNCGYVLRPAIMRQEVSFFSADTRDTVPGVSPQLLHVKVISGQNLPKPRGSGAKGDVVDPYVYVEIHGIPADCTERRTRTVTQNGDNPIFDESFEFQINLPELAMVRFVVLDDDFIGDEFIGQYTIPLECLQPGYRHVPLQFLTGEELPHAKLFVHVALTNRRGGGKPHKRGLSVRKARKGREYTALRDLGIRAVDENFKMAAPLLREATDLRENMQNSVSVFRELCGVSAVANLMQCVLALSSRVSGPEGTPLLLFDLQDHYPTLEPQGPLPDVLRRVVSTYDTMVQASKAVIELSDGIYDRILHVQTTAMEFHENLPNLAVKEGLKGRKFSRALESFSWNITILKGQTDLLKRAKAEVQENMKQVHDAALTGNLTKESLGVRRVRSQTRRVQDDKPTTSA